The Solanum lycopersicum chromosome 9, SLM_r2.1 genome window below encodes:
- the FBA7 gene encoding fructose-1,6-bisphosphate aldolase → MSCYKGKYADELIKNATYIGTPGKGILAADESTGTIGKRLSSINVENVESNRRALRELLFCTPGCLQYLSGVILFEETLYQKTAAGKPFVEVMKEAGVLPGIKVDKGTVELPGTDGETTTQGLDGLAERCQKYYEAGARFAKWRAVLKIGANEPSQLAINDNANGLARYAIICQQNGLVPIVEPEILVDGAHDIKKCADVTERVLAACYKALNDHHVLLEGTLLKPNMVTPGSESPKVAPEVIAEYTVRALQRTMPPAVPAVVFLSGGQSEEEATVNLNAMNKLQTKKPWSLSFSFGRALQQSTLKAWGGKEENVQKAQAAFLTRCKANSEATLGKYVGASNLSEGASESLHVKDYKY, encoded by the exons ATGTCTTGCTACAAGGGAAAGTATGCTG ATGAGCTTATTAAGAATGCTACATACATTGGTACCCCTGGAAAGGGTATCCTTGCTGCTGATGAATCTACTGGAACCATTGGAAAGCGTCTCTCGAGCATCAATGTCGAGAATGTAGAATCAAACAGGAGGGCTCTCCGTGAGCTTCTCTTTTGCACCCCTGGTTGTCTTCAGTACCTTAGCGGTGTGATCTTGTTTGAGGAGACACTTTACCAGAAGACTGCTGCTG GCAAGCCTTTCGTTGAAGTCATGAAGGAAGCTGGAGTCCTTCCTGGTATTAAGGTTGACAAGGGTACCGTTGAACTCCCCGGGACCGATGGTGAGACCACCACTCAAGGTCTTGATGGTCTCGCAGAACGTTGCCAGAAGTACTACGAGGCTGGTGCTAGGTTCGCCAAATGGCGTGCTGTGTTGAAGATTGGTGCCAATGAGCCATCTCAGCTCGCCATCAATGATAACGCCAATGGCCTTGCCAGATACGCCATTATTTGCCAGCAGAATGGTCTTGTACCCATTGTTGAGCCCGAGATCCTTGTCGATGGAGCCCATGACATTAAAAAGTGCGCTGATGTTACCGAGCGCGTTCTTGCTGCTTGCTACAAGGCTCTCAATGACCACCATGTCCTCCTTGAAGGTACCTTGTTGAAGCCTAACATGGTCACTCCTGGTTCTGAATCTCCCAAGGTTGCACCAGAAGTGATCGCTGAGTACACCGTCCGTGCTTTGCAACGCACAATGCCACCCGCTGTTCCCGCTGTGGTGTTCCTGTCTGGTGGTCAGAGTGAAGAGGAAGCCACCGTCAACCTCAACGCCATGAACAAGCTTCAAACCAAGAAGCCATGGTCGCTTTCCTTTTCCTTCGGACGTGCTCTTCAGCAGAGTACCCTCAAGGCATGGggaggaaaagaagagaatgttCAGAAAGCACAAGCTGCATTCCTCACCAGGTGCAAGGCCAACTCCGAGGCTACACTCGGAAAGTACGTCGGAGCTTCTAACTTGAGCGAGGGCGCGTCCGAGAGCCTTCATGTTAAGGACTACAAGTACTAA
- the LOC101266551 gene encoding protein ELC, with translation MTPPTPAAAIHSPSSPQYTQQFLSNVLSQRGPSSLPYSEDVKWLIRQHLVSLIDTCPSLQPRTATFTYNDGRTVNLLQANGTVPMVYLDATYNIPVIIWLLESYPRQSPLVFVNPTRNMVIKDSHPFVNSSGIVSIPYLKNWVYPSSNLVELARNLSHFFSRDPPLYTKRNPNPSPNPHPPPGTSFSNSGSTRPAIPPRVYPPSPYGSGSGGVVGRKMDDPSEVDKKNAIDELMLKLHSDIEGLGKARESDMEGLFNAQGVLRRREEELRKGVKEMLDEKEGLEQQLLMVLMNADVLEGWVRDNETKVKKIGNVDVDEAFELCDRLSKQMLDCTASDLAMEDVIYSLDKAIQDGAIPFDQYLRNVRLLSREQFIHRATASKVKAVQMQAQVSHMASRLSQYTLS, from the coding sequence ATGACACCACCAACGCCGGCGGCGGCGATTCATTCTCCGTCATCTCCCCAATACACTCAACAATTCTTAAGCAATGTTCTCTCCCAACGAGGTCCTTCTTCTCTCCCTTACTCCGAAGACGTAAAATGGCTAATCCGTCAACACCTCGTTTCGTTGATCGACACGTGTCCTTCTCTTCAACCTAGAACCGCTACTTTCACTTACAACGACGGCAGAACTGTGAATCTCCTTCAGGCGAACGGCACAGTTCCGATGGTCTATCTAGATGCAACCTACAACATTCCGGTCATTATTTGGTTACTGGAATCTTACCCTCGTCAATCGCCGTTGGTATTCGTGAACCCAACGCGTAATATGGTCATCAAAGACTCACATCCATTTGTGAACTCTTCTGGTATTGTTTCAATcccttatttaaaaaattgggtATATCCAAGTTCGAATCTTGTTGAATTAGCTCGTAATTTGAGTCATTTTTTTAGCCGTGATCCCCCTTTGTACACCAAACGGAACCCGAATCCGAGCCCAAACCCGCATCCTCCTCCGGGTACTAGTTTTTCGAATAGTGGGTCGACTCGTCCTGCGATACCACCTCGGGTGTATCCACCATCACCTTATGGGAGTGGGAGTGGTGGGGTAGTGGGGAGGAAAATGGATGATCCGTCGGAGGTGGATAAGAAAAATGCAATAGATGAGCTTATGCTGAAATTGCATAGTGATATTGAAGGGTTGGGGAAGGCGAGGGAGTCGGATATGGAAGGGTTGTTTAATGCACAAGGAGTGTTGAGGCGTCGTGAGGAGGAGTTGAGGAAAGGTGTTAAGGAAATGCTGGATGAAAAGGAGGGGTTAGAGCAGCAATTACTGATGGTTTTGATGAATGCTGATGTGTTGGAAGGGTGGGTTAGAGATAACGAAACGAAAGTTAAGAAAATAGGGAATGTGGATGTGGACGAGGCGTTTGAGCTTTGTGATAGACTTTCGAAACAGATGTTGGATTGTACAGCCTCGGATTTAGCTATGGAGGATGTGATTTATTCGTTGGATAAAGCTATACAAGATGGGGCAATTCCTTTTGATCAGTACTTGAGGAATGTAAGGTTGTTGTCGCGTGAACAATTCATTCATCGTGCCACGGCGTCAAAGGTTAAGGCTGTTCAGATGCAGGCTCAAGTTTCTCATATGGCTTCTAGGCTGTCTCAATATACTTTGTCATAG
- the LOC101262554 gene encoding uncharacterized protein: MRNIASCYNEHAIKVTNSHCSNPSNQVVYNIPSLQNVVTCIYKVKISSIEKQQFLIKITWCCLLQHVFSISISERYIKNFKKVVTILDKSKGSQTIELYSSRFDVYWDLCNAKYEGGPEPIKGFFVKILVNCEVGLVLGDMGHEFELKKLNLDDKFSRFGLVSRNEHFSSSSVLVTKGKFSDNGKCHDILIKNSSSMLFVSIDKKSVIQVKRLQWNFRGNQTIFLDGLVVDFMWDVHDWLCNPKSGCAMFMFRTRSGLDSRLWLDQEKNLEQQQEEEEEKDGFSLMICATKSPD; encoded by the coding sequence ATGAGAAATATAGCAAGTTGTTACAATGAACATGctataaaagtaacaaattcaCATTGTTCCAATCCATCAAATCAAGTAGTATATAACATTCCTTCACTACAAAATGTTGTTACATGTATTTACAAAGTGAAGATTTCATCAATAGAGAAGCAACAATTCTTGATCAAAATTACATGGTGTTGTTTACTACAACATGTATTTTCAATCAGTATAAGTGAAAGATACATCAAGAATTTCAAGAAAGTTGTTACAATACTAGACAAGTCCAAAGGTTCACAAACAATTGAATTGTATTCTTCAAGATTCGACGTTTATTGGGATCTGTGCAACGCCAAGTATGAAGGAGGTCCTGAACCAATCAAAGGGTTCTTTGTGAAGATATTAGTGAATTGTGAGGTGGGGTTGGTTCTTGGTGACATGGGGCATGAGTTTGAgttgaaaaaattgaatcttgatgacaaattttcaagatttggattGGTTTCAAGAAATGAACATTTTTCAAGTAGTTCTGTATTGGTAACTAAGGGTAAGTTTAGTGATAATGGAAAATGTCATGACATCTTGATCAAGAATTCATCATCAATGTTGTTTGTATCAATTGATAAGAAAAGTGTGATACAAGTGAAGAGATTGCAATGGAATTTTCGCGGAAATCAAACGATATTCTTAGATGGATTGGTTGTGGATTTTATGTGGGATGTTCATGATTGGTTGTGTAATCCAAAATCTGGATGTGCAATGTTTATGTTTAGGACAAGAAGTGGATTGGATAGTAGATTGTGGCTTGATCAAGAGAAGAATTTGGagcaacaacaagaagaagaagaagaaaaagatggaTTTTCTTTGATGATTTGTGCTACTAAGAGTCCTGATTAA
- the LOC101265469 gene encoding ankyrin repeat domain-containing protein EMB506, chloroplastic — protein MEKIMVLQCNSSSLFTQLWPMTVTATAYTCRFSCSNVVSHRFTRRINMGFRSFQEISTRNSVVNLRKAHFWEDPDDGSDSEEEEEEEEEREEDMDVESSFEYEENRAMDNSTNGLSNREDEFVKEVEQLLSPEEREILYHNQTPELDKISTEKWNPLHTFALAGQIRFMDRLLEEGLDIDAVDKEGQTALHHAVFGKKEAVISHLLRKGANPQVRDTDGVTPLHYAVQVGALQTVKMLIKYKVDVNAADNVGWTPLHVAMQSRNRDIAKVLLVNGADKYRKNKDGKTPLDISLCYGKDFKSYDLAKLLKLVNANREL, from the exons atggagaaaataatGGTGTTGCAGTGTAATTCATCTTCTCTATTTACGCAGCTATGGCCAATGACAGTTACAGCTACGGCTTATACCTGCAGGTTTAGCTGCTCTAATGTTGTTTCTCACAGATTTACAAGAAGAATTAACATGGGGTTTCGTTCTTTTCAAGAAATTTCTACAAGGAATAGTGTTGTTAACTTAAGAAAAGCTCATTTTTGGGAAGATCCTGATGATGGTAGTGatagtgaagaagaagaagaagaagaagaggagaggGAAGAAGATATGGATGTTGAGAGTAGCtttgaatatgaagaaaataGAGCTATGGACAATTCTACAAATGGTTTGTCTAACAGGGAAGATGAGTTTGTGAAAG aaGTTGAACAGCTTTTGAGTCCAGAGGAAAGGGAAATTTTGTATCACAATCAAACTCCAGAGCTGGATAAGATATCAACT GAAAAATGGAACCCTCTTCACACTTTTGCACTAGCAGGGCAGATACGATTTATGGATAGACTTCTAGAGGAGGGTCTTGATATTGATGCCGTTGACAAG GAAGGGCAAACAGCTCTTCACCATGCCGTTTTTGGTAAAAAAGAGGCTGTGATCAGTCATCTTCTAAGAAAAGGTGCAAACCCTCAAGTCAGGGATACG GATGGTGTCACCCCTCTACATTATGCAGTTCAAGTAGGAGCCTTGCAAACGgttaaaatgttaatcaaatACAAGGTTGACGTGAATGCTGCTGATAAT GTTGGTTGGACGCCACTGCACGTGGCCATGCAAAGCAGAAACAGAGACATAGCAAAAGTTCTTCTTGTCAATGGAGCAGATAAGTACAGAAAGAATAAG GATGGTAAAACACCCCTTGATATTAGCCTTTGTTATGGCAAAGATTTCAAGTCTTATGATCTGGCTAAGTTACTGAAGCTTGTAAATGCTAATAGAGAGCTGTGA
- the LOC101264965 gene encoding protein BUD31 homolog 2, translating to MPKVKTNRVKYPEGWELIEPTLSELQAKMREAENDPHDGKRKCEALWPIFKIAHQKSRYIFDLFHRRKEISKELYEFCMDQGYADRNLIAKWKKPGYERLCCLRCMQPRDHNFQTTCVCRVPQHLREEKVIECVHCGCKGCASGD from the exons ATGCCTAAAGTGAAAACAAACCGTGTCAAATATCCAGAGGGATGGGAGTTGATTGAACCTACTCTTAGTGAACTCCAAGCAAAAATGAGGGAAG CTGAGAATGATCCTCATGATGGCAAAAGAAAATGCGAGGCTTTGTGGCCTATTTTCAAAATTGCTCATCAGAAGAGCCGGTATATTTTTGATCTCTTTCACAGGAGGAAAGAGATCTCCAAGGAATTATATGAGTTTTGCATGGATCAAGGATATGCTGATCGAAATTTGATTGCGAAATGGAAAAAG CCTGGTTATGAGCGTCTCTGCTGTTTGAGGTGCATGCAACCGCGGGATCACAACTTTCAAACAACCTGTGTCTGTCGAGTTCCACAGCATCTAAGGGAGGAGAAGGTTATAGAATGTGTCCATTGCGGCTGTAAAGGTTGTGCAAGCGGCGATTGA